TCCGAACGTCTTCCACGCGACCACCATCCTGTCCGTGCGCCGCAACGGCCACGTCGCCGTCGCCGGCGATGGCCAGGTGACGCTGGGCCACACGGTCATGAAGGGCAACGCGCGCAAGGTGCGACGGCTCGGACGCGACGGCCAGGTGCTGGCCGGCTTCGCCGGCGCCGCGGCCGATGCATTCACCCTGTTCGAATTGTTCGAAGCCAAGCTCGAGAAACACGGCCAGCTCACGCGCGCCGCCGTCGAACTGGCGAAGGATTGGCGCACCGAGCGCCGCCTCGGCAAGCTCGAGGCGCTGCTGGCCGTCGCCGACAAGGAAACCTCGCTGATCATCAGCGGCACCGGCGACGTCATCGAGCCGGAGGACG
This genomic stretch from Pseudoxanthomonas sp. CF385 harbors:
- the hslV gene encoding ATP-dependent protease subunit HslV, with amino-acid sequence MDPSQNPNVFHATTILSVRRNGHVAVAGDGQVTLGHTVMKGNARKVRRLGRDGQVLAGFAGAAADAFTLFELFEAKLEKHGQLTRAAVELAKDWRTERRLGKLEALLAVADKETSLIISGTGDVIEPEDGIIAIGSGGSYALSAARALLAHTELDAKSIAVESLNIAGDICIYTNRNVVVEEL